In Castanea sativa cultivar Marrone di Chiusa Pesio chromosome 6, ASM4071231v1, a single window of DNA contains:
- the LOC142640005 gene encoding uncharacterized protein LOC142640005 produces the protein MAVKSQAIADLLAQFPGSEECSLSEEIPGEVAVMELPGKKWTMRFDGSATATSYGLGIVLSSEDGDTLPLSFKLGFSCSNNAAEYEAYLTGLTIALVIGVKHMRVLGDSNLVVSQVKGDFALREQSLVAYRTWAQRLEQEFQTFNIEYTQRSENRFADALATLGSQMSIKGKNTLITVSRQEHSIIEVLRRMFSKELK, from the coding sequence ATGGCTGTCAAAAGCCAAGCCATAGCGGACCTGCTAGCCCAGTTCCCCGGGAGTGAGGAATGTTCGCTAAGTGAAGAAATCCCCGGGGAGGTGGCAGTGATGGAACTCCCAGGAAAAAAGTGGACAATGAGGTTTGATGGGTCAGCAACGGCAACCTCTTATGGACTGGGAATTGTATTAAGTAGTGAAGATGGGGACACTCTACCCTTATCTTTCAAACTAGGATTCTCCTGCTCAAATAACGCTGCTGAATATGAGGCGTATCTGACTGGGCTAACCATAGCACTCGTTATAGGAGTAAAGCACATGAGGGTTTTAGGAGACTCCAATCTTGTAGTCTCTCAAGTAAAGGGCGATTTTGCATTAAGGGAACAAAGTTTGGTAGCCTACAGGACTTGGGCGCAAAGGCTAGAGCAGGAATTTCAAACCTTCAACATCGAGTACACCCAGAGGAGTGAAAACAGGTTCGCCGATGCACTGGCCACCTTGGGATCCCAAATGTCTATTAAGGGAAAAAACACCTTGATAACAGTAAGTAGGCAAGAACACTCCATCATAGAAGTCCTCCGAAGGATGTTCTCCAAGGAACTAAAGTAG
- the LOC142641087 gene encoding uncharacterized protein LOC142641087, giving the protein MAVSDVEAVLEFLRKNGFSEAESALRQDMIEKGHLGAFDFEKFFFPMVPPPPPVRIPSSVRRTEIQGAAAESSRSSSKSEDDEFVSLGSSTSDVCSSEFVNPYGVRSTSQDASEVSSENLSQFGTARDYPDFDMQNDLFWYDEKDNGDFMTPSYEGPDFFGCPSEDKFVMTSENKKQHEDSTEKGCLFYISPLNDENELHVVDYYHVDSNHKHAGCTKGESKGSASSCSAPFCKCCAGAGGFYGANPADYSNLSSKETDLYDFQLEFVGDIPADCDSAAQHKINKTTYSVKRGSTNDWVEDCKGSPDFHIKVAEKDFIPNEIESYEFEDGGKVNAEPQEPDAAAEGEDVTDELLMYNTNDDEYEVFDLRIIHRKNRTGFEENKDLPIVINTVIAGRYYVTEYLGSAAFSKVVQAHDLHTGIDVCLKIIKNDKDFFDQSLDEIKLLKLVNKHDPADERHILRLYDYFYHQEHLFIVCELLRANLYEFQKFNQESGGEAYFTLSRLQVITRQCLEALAYLHHLGIIHCDLKPENILIKSYRRCEIKVIDLGSSCFQTDNLCLYVQSRSYRAPEVILGHTYDQRIDLWSLGCILVELCSGEVLFPNDSIVMILARMIGMLGPIDLEMLEQGQETDKYFTKEYDLYHINEETNQLEYIIPESSLLEHRLQGTDDMFIDFVRNLLEINPKQRPTAVEALEHPWLSYSY; this is encoded by the exons ATGGCGGTCTCAGACGTCGAAGCAGTGCTAGAGTTCTTGAGGAAAAATGGGTTTTCGGAGGCCGAGTCAGCTCTCAGACAGGATATGATTGAGAAGGGTCATCTGGGTGCCTTTGATTTCGAGAAATTCTTCTTCCCAATGGTGCCACCTCCGCCGCCGGTGAGAATTCCGTCCAGTGTACGGCGAACGGAGATCCAGGGTGCTGCAGCTGAATCTTCAAGATCGAGTTCTAAGTCCGAAGATGATGAGTTTGTGAGCTTGGGGTCTTCTACTTCGGATGTGTGTTCTTCAG AATTCGTAAACCCATATGGTGTTAGATCCACATCTCAAGATGCTTCTGAAGTTTCATCAGAGAATTTATCTCAATTTGGCACTGCACGTGATTATCCTGATTTTGATATGCAAAATGACTTGTTTTGGTATGATGAGAAAGACAATGGGGACTTCATGACTCCCAGCTATGAAGGGCCAGACTTCTTTGGCTGTCCAAGTGAAGATAAGTTTGTGATGACTTCAGAGAACAAGAAGCAACATGAGGACTCAACGGAAAAGGGGtgtcttttttatatttctcccTTGAATGATGAAAATGAGCTGCATGTGGTGGACTATTATCATGTTGATAGTAATCATAAGCATGCAGGATGCACTAAGGGGGAATCCAAAGGTTCTGCCTCTTCTTGTTCAGCCCCTTTCTGCAAATGCTGTGCAGGAGCTGGAGGATTTTATGGTGCGAATCCAGCAGACTACAGCAATCTGAGCTCAAAAGAAACTGATTTGTATGATTTTCAGTTAGAATTTGTAGGGGATATTCCCGCTGATTGTGACTCTGCTGCACaacataaaataaacaaaactacCTACTCTGTTAAAAGGGGTTCCACAAATGACTGGGTTGAAGATTGTAAAGGTTCGCCTGACTTTCACATTAAGGTTGCTGAGAAGGATTTCATACCAAATGAAATTGAAAGCTACGAATTTGAAGATGGTGGAAAGGTAAATGCAGAACCCCAGGAGCCTGATGCTGCTGCAGAAGGAGAGGATGTTACTGATGAGCTTCTAATGTACAATACTAATGACGATGAATATGAAGTATTTGACCTCAGAATCATACACAGAAAAAACAG GACAGGATTTGAAGAAAACAAGGATCTGCCTATTGTGATAAATACTGTCATTGCAGGCAGATATTACGTAACAGAGTACCTGGGTTCGGCTGCTTTTAGTAAGGTTGTTCAGGCACATGATCTTCACACTGGAATCGATGTTTGCCTTAAGATCATAAAAAACGATAAAGATTTTTTTGACCAGAGTTTAGATGAAATTAAACTTTTAAAGCTTGTCAACAAGCATGACCCTGCTGATGAACGCCACATTTTGCGTCTTTATGACTACTTCTATCATCAG GAGCATCTCTTCATTGTTTGTGAACTCCTCCGGGCAAACTTATATGAATTTCAGAAATTCAATCAAGAATCTGGTGGAGAAGCTTATTTTACCTTGAGCAGATTGCAG GTCATAACCCGTCAATGTTTAGAGGCATTGGCATACTTGCATCACTTGGGAATTATTCACTGTGATCTAAAGCCAGAGAACATACTCATCAAAAGTTACAGAAGATGTGAGATAAAGGTTATTGATCTTGGAAGCAGTTGCTTTCAAACTGACAACTTGTGCCTGTATGTACAGTCTCGTTCCTATCGAGCTCCTGAAGTAATCCTAGGCCATACATATGACCAAAGGATTGACTTGTGGTCTCTTGGCTGTATTTTGGTGGAGCTATGCTCTGGGGAA GTGCTGTTTCCTAATGATTCAATTGTAATGATCCTTGCACGCATGATTGGGATGCTTGGTCCTATTGATCTCGAGATGTTGGAACAAGGGCAGGAGACGGACAAGTATTTCACAAAAGAATATGATCTTTATCATATAAATGAG GAAACAAACCAACTGGAGTACATAATCCCCGAGTCATCCTTGTTGGAGCATCGCCTGCAGGGTACTGATGACATGTTTATTGACTTCGTAAGAAACTTGCTTGAGATCAATCCAAAGCAGCGCCCAACAGCAGTCGAGGCACTAGAGCACCCATGGCTTTCCTACTCTTACTAG